GACAGTCGGTAACTTGCCGTTGTTCACGTCCTGCCGGAATTGATGCAGCACGTCCCCCTTCGGCACGCTCACGATGCGCTCGACGTCCCCGTCCGTATACTTCAATTCCACCAGCGAATGATAGTCGGGATCGCCGGTGTTCGTCGTGAACGCCTTCTGATGCAAGTTCTTCTGCCGTTCCGTCAGCTTGTCCCAATTTTCCTGCGTGTAGACCGGCAACTCGCGCTCGATCTCCGCCAAGTACGACTTCATGCGCTCCAATCGCCGACGCTCGCGCACCAGTTCGACAGCGCCCGCGTTTTTCAGCTTGGCCTCCAGCGCCGCGATCTCCTTAGGCAATGTCCCGGCGCGCTCGCGAACCCATTTGCGCCGGCTTTCCAGAAAGCGGACCTGATACTGCGCGAAGAATTCAATCGAGTTATCCGTGAAGTTGCCCAGCCAGGCGTCGGCGTCGCCATCCAAGCCGGAACCGACGCTCAATTCATTCTGATAAATGCGCCACGAGACGCCCGCATCCTCCAGCCGCTCCGGAAACGTCGTCCACGAAACCTCGGCGCCATAGTTGGCCTCCGAGTTGAACAGCTTCGGGTGCGAATCCGCGCGCTGTTCCGGCCGCACCGTGCCGCTCCACAGATACAGCCGGTTCGGCGTCGTGCCGGTGAGCGACGAACAGAAATGCTGATCGCAAATCGTGAACGCATCGGCCAGCTCGTAGTAAAAGGGAATGTCCTCGCGATCGTAGTAGCCCATCGTCAGCGGCATTGCCGCGTACTCCGCATGGCCGGACGCCTTGGCTTGCAGCCAACGGTCGCACTTCCCGCCGTTCCGCGCGTCGACCTGATCCGTCCAGGAATGCGGCAGCGATCCCATCCACGTGGCGTTGGTGTCCTTGATGTTCAATCGAAACGGCGCATACGTTTCGCCCTGGTCGTTCGTCTGCGCCCAGACGGGATTGCCATTGGCGAGCGTCATCGCCCGCGGATCGTTGAACCCGCGCACGCCGCGCAAGGTGCCGTAGGCGTGATCGAACGAACGATTTTCCTGCATCAGAATCACGACGTGCTCAGCGTCGAGAAACGTGCTCCCCGGCTCGGGATCGATCGCGAACGCCCGTTGAATCGAAGCCGGCAACGCGCCCGCCACGCCAGCGGCTCCGGACAGCAACGCGGCATGCTTGAAGAAATCACGACGTGACTGAACGCCCATGGCGGCAGGTGCTCCATCGGAGGGGGGGATTGCGAGGCGGGAACGCGCAAGGCGGGCTACCGCTCCACTGTAACCCAGGTCCATGACCTCGGCATGAGGGCGCCGCGAAAAATTCATCAAGAAACGACGGCCGCCGCCCTACTTCTCCCCTAGCGGCACGTCGCGGAACTCGCGATGGCAGGCGGTGCAGTTCCTCGAAATCACGTCGAATTTCTCGGTCAGCAACTTGAGATCGGCCGGCATTGCTTCGGTGGCCGCGCGAAGCGCCGTTTCCAACTCCGTGGCCGCTGTCTCGCTTTCCGTCAACAGTTGTCGGAAACGCTCGGGCTGCTTCTGTACCTCGTCGGTGCGCAATAGCTCGGTAAAATGCTCGCGCAGCAGCAACACCTCATGCGGCGGATCGATGTCCGGATGGTCCGCAGTCGGCTTCCAGCCGGCGGCGGCGATCGACTTCAAATGATCGAACGTGTGCTCCACCGCGACCATCGATTCTGCCATCAACGGAATTTTCTCCGCTTCATGAAATTCCACGATCAATGCATCCAGCAGCGCGTCGTCCAATCGCCGCGCGCTCTCGGCCGATTGATAGAGCCCGCGGTAGTTTTCGCTGGTGCCGGCGATTTTGAGTACCGCCAGGGCGTCGCTCGGCTGAATCAAGCCCGTCGCCACGCAAGCCACGGTCGCCGCCGCGGGACTGCGATGCTTGCCGTGATGACAATGAATATAAATCGGCCCAGGAAGATCACGGACCGCCTTCGCCAGTTGCTGCGCCCGCTCTTCCGGAATGCCGTCGTAGCCGTGCGGCAAGTGAACATAACGCAGGCCATGTTTCTTAGCCAATTCCACCTCAGGCGTGGCGCCGTCGACGCTGATCACGGTCTTCACGCCCAACGCTGCTAACTCTTCGAACGCCGGCTCGCCATCCGGCTGCCCGCCGGAGATGACCTTCTCGTGCAAACGAATCGCATTCGGTAAATACTTCGCGCCAATCTTCTCGGGCTGACGCGCCGCGGCCGCCGGCGCATTCGCTTCGGTGGCCGTCGGTTCGCTGGCGGGCGCCTCAGCGGATTTAGTGGACGCCGTCGGCGCCGGCGGCTTCGCACAGCCATATGCGAATGCCGCAAACAAAAAGCCCACTGCGAAGTACCGCGATCGTGTCATGGCGCCGCCTCCGTTTCTGTTATGTTCGCCCAACCAAGCCTGATTATTGCCCCCCGCTCAGGCCGCGCGTAGTTGCCAAACGGCTTTTATTTCAAGGGCGTAGGGCGGGCCGCGCGTGACGCAAGTTGGTTCAGATGCACAAACGCGCGCAAATCGCCCAGCACGGGAACACAAAAAAAGTAAGGCCCGCCGGGGTCAAACCGGCGGGCCTACATTCTTGTCACAAATGATTTCGTCGTTGGACGACGTGTCGCTGTTTAGCTGCGAAACTCCACGCGCCCCAGCCGCGCCCTACGGATTGGGCGCTTCAGGCGCCGGTTCCGGCTCTGTCGCTGCATCACTTTGGACGTCACCCTCGGCCGGAGCGACCGGCGCCGCGGGCAGCGCATTCTTGAGATCTTCGAATTCTTGCAGCACGTTCTTCTCGCCGGTCAGCGGGTCGGCGCCCTTGATGATGTCCGCCCGCGTGACCTTGATCTTCTTGTAGATCTCGTCCGAAATCACGTAGTACCAGTCTGCGAAGCGATCGTTCAAATCCTTGGCCTTCTGCTGGCCGTCTTTGACCTTCTGATCGTAAAGCTCCTGCGCCCGCTTGTTCTCAGTTTCAATGCGCTGCTTCACCGCGTCGGCGGCGACGTCGTCCGGCGCCTTGGCCGCGGCATCGGCGGGCTGCACCGGTTCGCTGGCTGCCTCGGTGCTCACGTCTTCGGCCACCGCTGTTTCCACCGGCGCAGCCTCCTGGCAAGCATTCGGGTTCGCCGGCTGCTCGGTCGATTCCGTGGCGGCATCCGCCGCCGGTTCCGTCGCGGATTCTGCGTCCGGCTCCGTCGGGGCCGCGCCTTCCGTTTCGGCCGCGGCTTCCGCATTCGCCGGTTCCGGCTGAACCTCGCCCGGCAGCGGTTGCAACTTCGGCGGCTCAATGCGGTCCGGGTTGAACTGCGCGACAATGAAGATGTAACGATTCTGCCCCGTTGCCGCCGCTTCCTCGCCGGGCTTCGTCGCAGGCGACGGCGCGGAGTCGGCCGCGATCTCCCCGAACCGCAGCACGTACTCAACACCTTCCTTCGTGCCGACGATCACTTCGCCTTCGTTCGATTTCAGCGAGCCGTCCAGCACGAAGAAGCCCTTCTGCTGCAACGAGTCGATTGCCTCGTCGTTCAGCGCGATCCCTTCCGACGTTTTCAAATCGGCCGTAAGTCCGGCCGGCTTGCGGCGGACGTCCACGATTCGCAAATCGTCGAGCGCATCGCGCACTTCATTGAGCCGCTCTTCGTTCAACTCTTCGCCTTCTTGCAGGCCGTCCAGTTTCCAGCGCTTCTCCGTCGCGGCGTCATCGTAAGTGAGCGACAACTGGTCGCCGAGCTTGATAACGTCCTCCTGCTTCCGCGCCGCCTCGTTGATGGAGTAGTTGTCCAGGTCGATCGACGTGATGTCCCACGAATTGACCTTCAGCAGATCCGGTTCGATCCACGTCTCGAAGTTCGTCGTCAGCTTCGCCGTGTCGATCTTCGTCAAATAGACCGTGTCCTGCCCCTCGCGGCGCACGAAGCGAACGCCCGACTGACTGGGATCTTCCTTGCCGATGATCAGCCGCACGATCGGCTTGCCCGACTTGTTGTCGAGCGCCACCTTCACGCCAGCCCCTTCGGCGCCGGACTTGATTTCGTTCTTCGCCGGGTCAGGATCCAGCACGCCGTACAGTTCGTGTTCGTTGGAATTGTCCGACTTGATCTCCAGAATCTTGAGATCGATCACGCTCGCCGCGGCGCCGGCCAATTGCTTCTCGGCGTCCGTCGGATAGTTCTCATGCGACGGGATTACCCATTGATTGTTCACCAGCGCCACGCGGAAGTCGCTGGGCGTGGCCGTCTCGGCGTCGTACGAAAAAATCTCCAGACTTCCCGCCGAAAGCGGATCCTTGAAGTCCGGATACAACAGCTCGCCCACGCCGTTCCCGGCAGTGCTCAGCGACGACGCGGGGCGCGTGACGAGAAATGCCACTGCCGCCAATACAATTGCAGTAGCGCCGAAGAGAAGCGTCTTGGCGTTTTCAGTCATGGAACCATCTCCGGCGATTTCAAGCGATTCAATACCAGCAACATGGAATGCTGGATGCTCATGCGAGCAATTCCGCATTCCGACCTCCGCGTTTCCCCGCTACGTCATCCTCAATCGATTTCGCGACACGCCTTCCCGTTCCCGGGCGCGGCGATTGAAGAACACGATCAAACCCACCACGAGCGGCGGAATCGGCGGCAGCGAAACCGCCAGGAACTTATAGCGATTCTGAATTCTGGTGATTTCCAGTTGCGCTTTCCGTTCCGCCTGCTCGATGTTGTCGTCCTTCTGTCGCTTCAACTCATCAGTCTTCGCCAGCAGACGACGCTGTCCGGTTTCCTGAATGGCTTCGATCATGATCCGCTTTTGCCGCGGGTCGAGGCTCGTGTCCTTACGAACCTTGTCCAACTCAGTTTCGAATTGCGCTTTGGCGTCGCTGACGCTCTTGTCGAAGTTCTCGTTATAGGCCGTCACCTCGGCGATGGCCTCTTCCTGAAACACGCCGGTCTGCTTTTCGATCGCTTCCAGCGTGCGATAGGCCGCGCGACGTTTGCGAATCTCGATAAAGCGGTCGTCGCCCGCCAGATCGTCGAGTGTATTCAACACGAAAGTGACGTTGTCGAATTCGAAGTTCACTTCGGCAGCCGGGTCTTTGCCCTGCGCGCGGAGTGCAAAAATCTGCCTTCCGAGCATGTCGATATCGCTCACCAGCACGACGTTCATCTCGTCGCGCTTCTTGGCCGGCGTCGCCGCTGGCGTTTCGGCCGTTGCAGCCGCGGGCGCCGCAACATCCGTCGACGGCGCCGCAGTGGTCTCCGCGGCAGGATCATCGGCGTACATCGGCACTGCCTGCGCCTTGGCTTTACCCTTGATATGCGCGGCAATGACATAGTTCTGCGACGTGTTGTTGTACTTCGGGGGTTCCGTGGCGCCGCCAAACGGATTGCGCGAGGCCGCGATCGCCTCGTAGTCCAAAGTGCCGGTGCGTAAACCGGTCGTGACCAGTTTCTCGAATTGCAGGTCCGACGACGTCCGCTGGCGAATCGCGCCAGGGCCCAGCAACACGAGCTGCTGGAGTTGCGACGTGATCTCGTCCTGACCACTAAAGGCCTGGGCGTTGCCCGGTTGAGCGTTGTCGACGAAGATGATCTCGCGCGGCAAGTCGCTCAGCTTGCGATACGGCTTGTAGTCCTGCCAGACGACGTCTTTGTCGCCAAATTCCACGCCCAGCAAATCCCAGAGCTCCTGGATATTACCCTTTGGCTGCTGCTGCGGTTGCTGCATCTGCATCATATTCATGCCCCCCGGCGGCGTGCGCGGGGCGCTCGTCGCGGCGACTTGCATCGTCATCGGGTAAGGGTCTTCGAAGATCGCCGTCGGCATCCCAGCGCGGATCGCGTTCACCAGGCTCTGCATCCCCTCCGGACCAAGCGACGAAGGCTGCACGGCCAGCAGCACGTCCAGATCGTCGGGAATCGGCTGGTCCGAATTGACGCGCACGATTTCGTATTGCTTCTCCAACTCGTTGATGATCGGCTCGTTTTCCGACATCGAGAACGTCATCTGATTGAAGCTGCCGAACAGCGGCGTGTCGGTCATCAACACGCCCAGCCGCTTGCGCTTCTGCTCGCTCACCGTGGCGACCGAGCGGATCAACTCGTACTCGACCGGCAAACCCTTCTCGAAAAACGGCACTTTGACTTTTTCCAGTCCGGACGAAAACGCCACGCCCAGATAAATGTCCTCCACCGCGATCGCCCCGCGCTCGTGGGAAATCACTTGCTGGCTTTCGATGCCGTGCCGGTCCTTCGCCAGTTCGGCGCTCTGGCTGAACCGCTCCGTCTCGTACACATGCACGTCGACCTTCTCCCCGCCGAGCGCGTCAAACTCGCGCAACTTCGCCAGCAGTTCCAAACGAGTCGGCACGTATTCTTCCGGCACCGAAGGACTGACATAGGCGTCGATTCGCACCGGGCGATCCAGATTCTTGAGCAATTGGAGCGTGCTGGGCGACAGCGCGGTGAGCCGCTCCGTGGTCACATCCTGCCGCGCGTCGAAGGCCTGCGCGATCACGCTAATGCCCACCACGGCGACGAGGATCGAAACAATCCGAGCCAAGTAATGCCAAACCAGATTCGCCGCATTCGGGCCGCCCAGCCAATGCCGGCGGCCAATCAGCACCACGCTCAAGTAGTACATCGCCGCGGCGATCGCCACGAAGTACAACACGCTCGACAGGCTGATCACGCCGCGGCCGAAATCGACGAACCGTTCGGCCAGGCTCCAGCGGCGAATCGCGTTCGTCCAGTCGCTCGTCGAAACGATCACGTTCGCCGAAGACGCGAACGCCAAGGGAGCGTTGAACGCAATGCCCAGAATGAAGCCGACCGTCAGGTTGCCGGTCAGGAACGAAGCCACCATCCCGATGGCCAGCATCGCCAGGCCCATGAACCAGTAGCCGACATAAGTGGCGATAAACAGCCCCACGTCCGGATTGCCAAGCACGCCCAGCACAAAGAAGTTCGAGAACAGCGAGAACATCAGCGAAACCGTGAAGATCGCCACGGTCGAGAGGTATTTACCGAGCACGATATCCGTGTCAGCGGCCGGAATCGTCAACAACAACTCGTCCGTTCCCTGCCGGCGCTCATCGGCCCAGATGCTCATCGTGATCGCCGGGATGAAGATCAACATCACCAGCGGCAAATACTGATTCAGCTGGTCCAAATTGGCCAGGTTCGAGTTGAAGAACTCATTCGGCCAGAACGCGCACAGCGAACCCAGCGACACGAACAGGCAAATGAACAGGTAGCCCGTCGGGTTGCTGAAATAGCTGACGAAGTTGCGCTTCAACACGGCGTAGGCGGCCCGCTTCCACGTCGCCAGCCCGCGCACCAGCAAGTACCACACGCAACCCAGCACGGCCAAAAAGCCGATGATGCAACCCAGCGAAATCAGAAACGGCGGCATGACTTCAAGTCCTTGGCAATATATGGCGGCGAATCCACTCTTGGCAGGCGTCAGCGTAACGGCAGGTCACCCCGCCAACTGCTGTTCCGTCTTCGGCGCGGTGAATTCGTAAAAGTGTTCTTCCAACGGGCGACCGTCTGCGACGAGTTTCGAGACCGGGCCGTCGTACATCAAGCGCCCTTCGCTGATGAACAGCACCCGGCTGCACATCGCGTGTACTTCCTGCAAAATGTGCGTCGAGAGCAGGATCGTCTTGTCCTTGCCCAGGCGGACGATGTTGTCGCGCACTTCGCGGATCTGGTTCGGGTCCAGCCCCGCCGTCGGCTCGTCCATGATCAGCACGTCCGGCTCATGCAGCAGCGCCTGGGCCATGCCCACCCGCTGACGGTAGCCTTTCGAAAGCTTGCCGACCGGCTTGCCGATCACGTCGCCCAACGCACACTGGTCGATCACGGCTTCGATCCGTTCGCGACGTCGCGCTCCGGTAATGCCACGGGCGTCCGCGAAGAAGCCCAGCAACGTGCGCGGCGTCATGTCCGGGTAGAGCGGCCCGTTTTCCGGCAAATACCCCAGTCGACGGCTGCCGGCCAGGCGATCGGTCGCCATGTCGTGGCCGGCGATCCTC
This genomic interval from Planctomycetia bacterium contains the following:
- a CDS encoding phospholipase C, phosphocholine-specific, translated to MGVQSRRDFFKHAALLSGAAGVAGALPASIQRAFAIDPEPGSTFLDAEHVVILMQENRSFDHAYGTLRGVRGFNDPRAMTLANGNPVWAQTNDQGETYAPFRLNIKDTNATWMGSLPHSWTDQVDARNGGKCDRWLQAKASGHAEYAAMPLTMGYYDREDIPFYYELADAFTICDQHFCSSLTGTTPNRLYLWSGTVRPEQRADSHPKLFNSEANYGAEVSWTTFPERLEDAGVSWRIYQNELSVGSGLDGDADAWLGNFTDNSIEFFAQYQVRFLESRRKWVRERAGTLPKEIAALEAKLKNAGAVELVRERRRLERMKSYLAEIERELPVYTQENWDKLTERQKNLHQKAFTTNTGDPDYHSLVELKYTDGDVERIVSVPKGDVLHQFRQDVNNGKLPTVSWLVAPEAFSDHPGSAWYGAWYIAEALNILTENPEVWKKTVFLLTYDENDGYFDHVPPFTAPNPKKPETGRVSADIDASVEYVELEQELKHKAPGDSRDSSIGLGYRVPLVIASPWSRGGCVCSQVFDHTSPLQFLETLLKHKTGKAIKEENMPPHQNLWVNSGSGRRPRL
- a CDS encoding DUF4340 domain-containing protein, whose protein sequence is MTENAKTLLFGATAIVLAAVAFLVTRPASSLSTAGNGVGELLYPDFKDPLSAGSLEIFSYDAETATPSDFRVALVNNQWVIPSHENYPTDAEKQLAGAAASVIDLKILEIKSDNSNEHELYGVLDPDPAKNEIKSGAEGAGVKVALDNKSGKPIVRLIIGKEDPSQSGVRFVRREGQDTVYLTKIDTAKLTTNFETWIEPDLLKVNSWDITSIDLDNYSINEAARKQEDVIKLGDQLSLTYDDAATEKRWKLDGLQEGEELNEERLNEVRDALDDLRIVDVRRKPAGLTADLKTSEGIALNDEAIDSLQQKGFFVLDGSLKSNEGEVIVGTKEGVEYVLRFGEIAADSAPSPATKPGEEAAATGQNRYIFIVAQFNPDRIEPPKLQPLPGEVQPEPANAEAAAETEGAAPTEPDAESATEPAADAATESTEQPANPNACQEAAPVETAVAEDVSTEAASEPVQPADAAAKAPDDVAADAVKQRIETENKRAQELYDQKVKDGQQKAKDLNDRFADWYYVISDEIYKKIKVTRADIIKGADPLTGEKNVLQEFEDLKNALPAAPVAPAEGDVQSDAATEPEPAPEAPNP
- a CDS encoding Gldg family protein encodes the protein MPPFLISLGCIIGFLAVLGCVWYLLVRGLATWKRAAYAVLKRNFVSYFSNPTGYLFICLFVSLGSLCAFWPNEFFNSNLANLDQLNQYLPLVMLIFIPAITMSIWADERRQGTDELLLTIPAADTDIVLGKYLSTVAIFTVSLMFSLFSNFFVLGVLGNPDVGLFIATYVGYWFMGLAMLAIGMVASFLTGNLTVGFILGIAFNAPLAFASSANVIVSTSDWTNAIRRWSLAERFVDFGRGVISLSSVLYFVAIAAAMYYLSVVLIGRRHWLGGPNAANLVWHYLARIVSILVAVVGISVIAQAFDARQDVTTERLTALSPSTLQLLKNLDRPVRIDAYVSPSVPEEYVPTRLELLAKLREFDALGGEKVDVHVYETERFSQSAELAKDRHGIESQQVISHERGAIAVEDIYLGVAFSSGLEKVKVPFFEKGLPVEYELIRSVATVSEQKRKRLGVLMTDTPLFGSFNQMTFSMSENEPIINELEKQYEIVRVNSDQPIPDDLDVLLAVQPSSLGPEGMQSLVNAIRAGMPTAIFEDPYPMTMQVAATSAPRTPPGGMNMMQMQQPQQQPKGNIQELWDLLGVEFGDKDVVWQDYKPYRKLSDLPREIIFVDNAQPGNAQAFSGQDEITSQLQQLVLLGPGAIRQRTSSDLQFEKLVTTGLRTGTLDYEAIAASRNPFGGATEPPKYNNTSQNYVIAAHIKGKAKAQAVPMYADDPAAETTAAPSTDVAAPAAATAETPAATPAKKRDEMNVVLVSDIDMLGRQIFALRAQGKDPAAEVNFEFDNVTFVLNTLDDLAGDDRFIEIRKRRAAYRTLEAIEKQTGVFQEEAIAEVTAYNENFDKSVSDAKAQFETELDKVRKDTSLDPRQKRIMIEAIQETGQRRLLAKTDELKRQKDDNIEQAERKAQLEITRIQNRYKFLAVSLPPIPPLVVGLIVFFNRRAREREGVSRNRLRMT
- a CDS encoding ATP-binding cassette domain-containing protein — encoded protein: MSQDARPAMIEAIGLTKYYGEFAAIDDVTFTIPKGEVVAFLGPNGAGKSTTMKVLTGYLAATAGTARIAGHDMATDRLAGSRRLGYLPENGPLYPDMTPRTLLGFFADARGITGARRRERIEAVIDQCALGDVIGKPVGKLSKGYRQRVGMAQALLHEPDVLIMDEPTAGLDPNQIREVRDNIVRLGKDKTILLSTHILQEVHAMCSRVLFISEGRLMYDGPVSKLVADGRPLEEHFYEFTAPKTEQQLAG